One Myxococcota bacterium genomic region harbors:
- a CDS encoding sigma-70 domain-containing protein gives QKLGREPMPEEIAEEMEMPLEKVQMVLKIAKEPISLETPIGEDEDSHLGDFLEDKKRPSITDEVIQRNLAAHTRKVLSTLTPREEKVLKMRFGIGERSNHTLEEVGQDFAVTRERIRQIEAKALRKLRHPSRARVLRAFVD, from the coding sequence GCAGAAGCTCGGCCGCGAGCCCATGCCGGAAGAGATCGCCGAAGAGATGGAGATGCCGCTCGAGAAGGTGCAGATGGTGCTCAAGATCGCGAAGGAGCCCATCTCGCTCGAGACGCCGATCGGCGAGGACGAGGACTCACATCTGGGCGACTTCCTCGAGGACAAGAAGCGCCCGTCGATCACCGACGAGGTGATCCAGCGCAACCTCGCGGCGCACACGCGCAAGGTGCTGTCGACGCTGACTCCGCGCGAGGAGAAGGTGCTCAAGATGCGCTTCGGCATCGGCGAGCGCTCCAACCACACGCTGGAGGAGGTCGGCCAGGACTTCGCGGTCACCCGCGAACGCATCCGCCAGATCGAGGCGAAGGCGCTGCGCAAGCTGCGCCATCCGTCGCGAGC